A genome region from Paradevosia shaoguanensis includes the following:
- the alr gene encoding alanine racemase — MAMPPSPVTSGRLTIDLAALARNWRALDKVSAGALTGAVVKADAYGTGLIPSATAFYEAGARFFFTATVDEAVTLRETLPKAHIFVLGGLFPGAANLYIENRLMPALCSLPMLEEWLAACVARNEALPAALHFDTGMGRTGFRLNEASIVRRQIDSLGFAPQMIMSHLACADTPAHEKNRTQLALFQSVMAQFPGIPASLANSAGLMTGRDYHFQMVRPGIALYGGRAVSGRRNPMSQAVTLEVPILQVKEARTGETIGYGASYSLNRDSRIAVLGMGYADGFFRNLSGTNTRPGGKVAYRGRVLPVIGRISMDLTVVDITDLGHDIPLPGELMEVLGPHITVDDQADIAGTIGYEILTSLRLGRFTRHYVGMPEEE, encoded by the coding sequence ATGGCTATGCCACCTTCCCCCGTCACCAGCGGGCGTCTGACGATCGATCTGGCGGCGCTGGCCCGCAACTGGCGCGCCCTCGACAAGGTGAGCGCCGGGGCCCTGACCGGTGCCGTCGTCAAGGCCGATGCCTATGGCACCGGCCTCATTCCGTCCGCGACCGCCTTCTACGAAGCGGGCGCGCGCTTCTTCTTCACCGCCACGGTCGATGAAGCCGTTACGCTGCGCGAGACCCTGCCCAAGGCCCATATCTTCGTGCTCGGCGGGCTTTTTCCGGGCGCGGCCAATCTCTACATCGAAAACCGGCTGATGCCGGCCCTCTGCTCGCTACCCATGCTCGAGGAATGGCTGGCCGCCTGCGTCGCGCGCAACGAAGCGCTGCCGGCCGCTCTGCATTTCGACACCGGCATGGGCCGCACCGGCTTCCGCCTCAACGAAGCCAGCATCGTCCGTCGCCAGATCGATTCCCTCGGCTTCGCGCCGCAGATGATCATGAGCCACCTGGCCTGCGCCGATACGCCCGCGCACGAGAAGAACCGCACCCAGCTCGCGCTCTTCCAGTCGGTCATGGCGCAGTTCCCCGGCATCCCGGCCTCACTCGCCAATTCCGCCGGCCTCATGACCGGGCGCGACTATCACTTCCAGATGGTCCGGCCCGGCATCGCCCTCTATGGCGGCCGCGCCGTCAGCGGCCGGCGCAATCCGATGTCGCAGGCGGTGACGCTCGAAGTGCCGATCCTCCAGGTCAAGGAAGCCAGGACCGGCGAGACCATCGGCTACGGTGCTTCCTACAGCCTCAACCGCGACAGCCGCATCGCCGTCCTCGGCATGGGCTATGCCGACGGCTTCTTCCGCAATCTCTCGGGCACCAACACTCGCCCCGGCGGCAAGGTCGCCTATCGCGGCCGCGTCCTGCCGGTCATCGGCCGCATCTCGATGGACCTGACCGTGGTCGACATCACGGACCTCGGCCACGACATCCCCCTCCCCGGCGAACTGATGGAAGTCCTCGGCCCCCACATCACCGTCGACGACCAGGCCGACATCGCCGGCACCATCGGCTACGAAATCCTGACCTCGCTCAGGTTGGGCCGCTTCACCCGCCACTATGTGGGGATGCCGGAAGAGGAATAG
- a CDS encoding DUF1697 domain-containing protein: MNTYVILLRAIGPITHKVMSMTQWRDAVAAAGFPDPATYLATGNMIATGPGTIETVTDHMNRVVRDLGLAESNVAVVRRPAELRAVLDANPFPEAAADRPSQMQVFFFADRQPDFSWTADHGGPELFAVVDGHLVVDYSGRISESSRLGNLIEKRCGPGTGRNWNTLKGLVERATAREEKDT; this comes from the coding sequence ATGAACACATACGTCATCCTGCTGCGGGCGATCGGGCCGATCACCCACAAGGTGATGTCGATGACGCAATGGCGTGACGCCGTCGCCGCGGCCGGCTTCCCGGACCCTGCGACCTACCTCGCCACTGGCAACATGATCGCCACCGGCCCCGGCACCATCGAGACCGTCACCGACCACATGAATCGCGTGGTGCGCGATCTCGGCCTTGCCGAATCCAACGTCGCCGTCGTCCGCCGCCCAGCCGAGTTGCGCGCCGTACTCGATGCCAACCCGTTTCCCGAGGCTGCCGCCGACCGCCCCAGCCAGATGCAGGTCTTCTTCTTCGCCGACCGCCAACCGGATTTCAGCTGGACGGCCGATCACGGCGGGCCGGAGCTCTTTGCTGTGGTGGATGGACATCTGGTCGTCGATTATTCCGGGCGAATCTCGGAAAGCTCGCGGCTCGGCAATCTCATCGAAAAACGCTGCGGCCCCGGCACCGGCCGCAACTGGAATACGCTCAAGGGCCTCGTCGAACGCGCCACGGCCCGCGAAGAAAAGGACACGTGA
- a CDS encoding SDR family NAD(P)-dependent oxidoreductase, with the protein MAKAPAKGQDLHDKVVLVTGASRGIGYAAALEAARRGAHVVAVARTVGGLEELDDEIQDLGGSTTLVPLDLKDGEAIDRLGAAIFERWGSLDGLIANAGMLGTLSPLPHIAPEEFDKVFATNVTANFRLIRSMDLLLRQSVAGRAVFVSSGAATNPRAYWGSYAASKAALNALVKVYAEEMGNTPVKANVFYPGQVRTAMRAKAMPGEDPDTLPSPKTIAPALVDMVSPNYAENGKLFNVKSGELTAL; encoded by the coding sequence ATGGCTAAGGCACCCGCAAAGGGGCAGGACCTCCACGACAAGGTCGTGCTGGTCACCGGCGCATCGCGCGGTATCGGTTATGCGGCAGCGCTGGAAGCGGCGCGGCGCGGGGCGCATGTGGTCGCCGTCGCCCGCACTGTCGGCGGCCTCGAGGAGCTCGACGACGAAATCCAGGACCTGGGCGGCTCGACCACGCTCGTCCCGCTCGACCTCAAGGACGGCGAAGCCATCGATCGCCTGGGCGCCGCGATCTTCGAGCGCTGGGGTAGCCTTGACGGCCTCATCGCCAATGCCGGCATGCTGGGCACGCTCAGTCCCCTGCCGCACATTGCGCCCGAGGAGTTCGACAAGGTTTTCGCCACCAACGTCACTGCCAATTTCCGGCTGATCCGCTCGATGGACCTGCTGCTGCGCCAGTCCGTGGCCGGCCGCGCCGTCTTCGTCAGCAGCGGTGCCGCCACCAATCCGCGCGCCTATTGGGGCAGCTATGCCGCCAGCAAGGCGGCGCTCAATGCGCTGGTCAAGGTCTACGCCGAAGAGATGGGCAATACTCCGGTCAAGGCCAACGTCTTCTACCCCGGCCAGGTCCGCACCGCGATGCGCGCCAAGGCCATGCCCGGCGAAGACCCCGACACCCTGCCCTCTCCCAAGACCATCGCCCCGGCCCTGGTCGACATGGTGAGCCCCAACTACGCCGAGAACGGCAAGCTCTTCAACGTGAAGTCCGGCGAGCTGACGGCTCTCTAG
- the radA gene encoding DNA repair protein RadA: MAKAKSSFVCQACGSVYPRWLGRCESCGEWNTIVEELVDSGVGAGPKSTRGNGRPTTLVPLAGETESAARVVTGIAELDRVTGGGFVMGSTILVGGDPGIGKSTLLLQAAAALGDRGKRVIYVSGEEAVAQVRLRAQRLGLGDKQVHLAAETNVETILATLEQGPAPDLVIIDSIQTLWTDRVESAPGTVTQVRTSAQALTRFSKKSGAAVVLVGHVTKDGQIAGPRVVEHMVDAVLYFEGDASHTFRILRGVKNRYGATDEIGVFEMTTLGLSQVANPSALFLDQRDEGAAGSAVFAGMEGTRPILIEVQALVAPSPLGTPRRAVVGWDSSRLSMILAVLETRCGVRIGANDIYLNVAGGLKINEPAADLAIAAALISSLTDSPLPSDSVYFGEVSLAGGIRPVVHSGLRLREAQKLGFAAVSTGRLTNGDKNSGLTVSEFTNLAELVGRIAASGRKRAQQPAEVE; encoded by the coding sequence TTGGCCAAAGCCAAGTCGAGTTTCGTCTGTCAGGCCTGCGGTTCGGTCTATCCGCGCTGGCTCGGCCGCTGCGAGAGCTGCGGCGAGTGGAACACGATCGTGGAGGAACTGGTCGATAGCGGCGTCGGCGCCGGCCCCAAATCGACCAGGGGCAATGGCCGCCCGACAACGCTCGTGCCGCTGGCCGGGGAAACCGAATCCGCCGCCCGCGTCGTTACCGGCATTGCCGAGCTCGATCGCGTCACTGGCGGCGGCTTCGTCATGGGCTCGACCATCCTAGTCGGCGGCGATCCCGGCATCGGCAAGTCCACCCTCCTCCTCCAGGCGGCCGCCGCGCTCGGCGATCGCGGCAAGCGCGTCATCTACGTCTCGGGCGAAGAGGCCGTGGCCCAGGTACGCCTGCGCGCCCAGCGTCTCGGGCTCGGCGACAAGCAGGTCCACCTAGCCGCCGAAACCAACGTGGAAACCATCCTCGCCACCCTCGAACAGGGTCCGGCGCCCGATCTCGTCATCATCGATTCCATCCAGACCCTCTGGACCGACCGCGTCGAGAGTGCGCCCGGCACCGTCACGCAGGTGCGCACCTCCGCCCAGGCCCTGACGCGCTTCTCCAAGAAATCCGGCGCCGCCGTGGTGCTGGTCGGGCACGTCACCAAGGACGGCCAGATCGCTGGCCCCCGCGTTGTCGAGCACATGGTCGACGCGGTGCTTTATTTCGAGGGCGACGCCAGCCACACCTTCCGCATCCTGCGCGGCGTCAAGAACCGCTACGGCGCCACCGACGAAATCGGCGTCTTCGAGATGACGACGCTCGGCCTTTCCCAGGTCGCCAACCCCTCCGCGCTGTTCCTCGACCAGCGCGACGAGGGCGCCGCCGGCTCGGCGGTCTTCGCCGGCATGGAGGGCACGCGCCCCATTCTCATCGAGGTTCAGGCGCTCGTGGCGCCCTCTCCGCTCGGCACGCCGCGCCGCGCCGTGGTCGGCTGGGATTCCTCGCGCCTATCGATGATCCTTGCAGTACTCGAAACCCGGTGCGGCGTCCGCATCGGCGCCAACGACATCTACCTCAACGTCGCCGGTGGCCTCAAAATCAACGAGCCGGCCGCCGATCTCGCCATCGCCGCCGCGCTTATTTCCTCGCTCACCGATTCCCCGCTCCCCTCGGACTCGGTCTATTTCGGCGAAGTCTCCCTGGCCGGCGGCATCCGGCCGGTCGTCCATTCCGGCCTGCGCCTGCGCGAAGCCCAGAAGCTCGGCTTCGCCGCCGTCTCGACCGGCCGCCTCACCAATGGCGACAAGAATTCGGGCCTCACTGTCTCGGAATTCACCAACCTCGCCGAACTCGTCGGCCGCATCGCCGCATCGGGCCGCAAGCGCGCACAGCAGCCGGCCGAGGTGGAGTGA
- a CDS encoding HAD family hydrolase, with the protein MAAEPITGVLFDLDDTLLDHRGAARAALATWTAQLGLIGALEEFEARWLHFETIYYRKYQARELTNAEHRRARIREFLAPRLFADDIEADQAFEGYWKAYVASWRAFDDAVSAVERARRAGLAVGILTNGDATNQGLKVSTTALAPLDLRIFASSDLPAAKPHAAAFHAACDGLGVRPSRCLMVGDSWENDIEGARGAGLPVAFLDRSGMARDDTPTLASLDALDFARLDLLLGRH; encoded by the coding sequence ATGGCCGCAGAACCGATCACCGGCGTCCTTTTCGATCTCGACGACACCCTTCTCGATCACCGCGGCGCCGCCCGCGCGGCCCTCGCTACCTGGACGGCCCAGCTCGGCCTCATCGGCGCGCTGGAAGAGTTCGAGGCCCGCTGGCTGCATTTCGAGACCATCTATTATCGCAAGTACCAGGCGCGCGAGCTCACCAATGCCGAGCACCGCCGCGCCCGTATCCGCGAATTCCTCGCCCCGCGTCTTTTCGCCGACGACATCGAGGCCGACCAGGCCTTCGAGGGTTATTGGAAGGCCTATGTCGCCTCCTGGCGCGCGTTCGACGATGCCGTCAGCGCCGTCGAGCGCGCCCGCCGGGCGGGCCTTGCCGTCGGCATCCTCACCAATGGCGATGCCACCAACCAGGGCCTCAAGGTCTCCACTACCGCCCTCGCCCCACTCGACCTGCGCATCTTCGCCTCGTCCGACCTGCCCGCCGCCAAGCCGCACGCGGCCGCCTTTCACGCCGCCTGCGATGGTCTGGGCGTGCGGCCCTCGCGCTGCCTCATGGTCGGCGATTCCTGGGAGAACGACATCGAAGGCGCCCGCGGCGCCGGCCTGCCCGTCGCCTTCCTCGATCGCTCGGGCATGGCGCGCGACGATACTCCGACGCTGGCCTCGCTCGACGCGCTCGATTTCGCCCGGCTCGACCTTCTCCTCGGTCGCCATTAA
- a CDS encoding CvpA family protein, whose protein sequence is MLTAFDVGIGILVLISAILATARGLTREVLSLATWAGSAAIAIYMWQYHPEIARGYIQEQIVADVATVVVTFIIALIVLHLITMRIADFVVDSRIGPLDRTLGFVFGVLRGVVIGVVAVIFGVWLMGSNLPSWAANSKSLPILQGFGDSMIAALPPNLEEQVNAILKRGKGAVSPDDTAPVDEGTDAGENDSPFPDQPTPPASVGNQPANTPA, encoded by the coding sequence ATGCTGACAGCATTCGATGTGGGGATCGGCATCCTGGTCTTGATCTCGGCGATCCTCGCCACGGCGCGCGGCCTCACGCGCGAAGTGCTATCGCTTGCCACCTGGGCCGGTTCGGCAGCCATTGCCATCTATATGTGGCAATATCACCCCGAAATCGCCCGCGGATATATCCAGGAGCAGATCGTCGCCGACGTCGCTACGGTCGTGGTCACGTTCATCATCGCGTTGATCGTCCTCCACCTCATCACCATGCGCATCGCCGATTTCGTGGTCGATAGCCGCATCGGGCCGCTCGATCGCACGCTCGGCTTCGTGTTCGGCGTGCTGCGCGGCGTCGTGATCGGCGTGGTGGCGGTCATCTTCGGCGTCTGGCTCATGGGCTCGAACCTGCCGTCCTGGGCCGCCAATTCCAAATCGCTTCCCATTCTCCAGGGTTTCGGGGATTCCATGATCGCGGCGCTGCCGCCGAACCTGGAAGAACAGGTCAACGCCATTCTCAAGCGCGGCAAGGGCGCGGTGTCGCCGGACGACACGGCTCCGGTCGACGAAGGCACCGATGCCGGCGAGAACGACAGCCCGTTCCCCGATCAGCCGACGCCACCCGCGTCCGTGGGGAACCAGCCGGCAAATACGCCGGCATGA
- the purF gene encoding amidophosphoribosyltransferase, whose amino-acid sequence MQDDHFDIDGDTLHEECGVFGILGHPEAATLTALGLHALQHRGQEAAGIVTFDGRQFHSERQLGLVGDHYTNPATLARLPGHMAMGHVRYSTTGETILRNVQPLFAELEVGGIAIAHNGNFTNGLTLRRQLIASGAICQSTSDTEVVLHLIARSRRQSSSDRFLDAIGHLEGAYALVALTRTKLIGARDPNGIRPLVLGELDGKPIFASETCALDIIGAKFVRDVENGEVVICEMQANGEITIESIKPRVPVRERVCLFEYVYFARPDSVVAGRSVYGARKRMGINLAQEAPVEADVVVPVPDGGTPAAIGYAQASGIPFELGIIRNHYVGRTFIEPTQSIRAFGVKLKHSANRAEIAGKRVVLVDDSIVRGTTSVKIVQMIREAGAKEVHIRVASPMIYHSDYYGIDTPDPEKLLANQYADIEAMCRYIGADSLQFLSIDGLYKAVGGEPRNPLAPQFTDHYFTGEYPTPLTDLNGRQKNEPKQISLMREAG is encoded by the coding sequence ATGCAAGACGATCATTTCGATATCGACGGCGACACGCTGCATGAGGAATGCGGCGTGTTTGGCATTTTGGGGCACCCCGAGGCAGCAACCCTCACGGCCCTGGGTCTGCATGCCCTCCAGCACCGCGGGCAGGAAGCGGCCGGCATCGTCACCTTCGATGGTCGCCAGTTCCACTCCGAGCGCCAGCTCGGGCTCGTGGGCGACCACTACACCAATCCGGCCACCCTCGCCCGCCTCCCCGGCCACATGGCCATGGGACACGTGCGCTACTCCACCACCGGCGAAACCATCCTGCGCAACGTGCAGCCGCTTTTCGCCGAGCTCGAAGTGGGCGGCATCGCCATTGCCCATAACGGCAACTTCACCAACGGCCTGACCCTGCGCCGCCAGCTCATCGCCAGCGGCGCCATCTGCCAGTCCACCTCCGATACCGAAGTGGTGCTCCACCTCATCGCCCGTTCGCGACGCCAGTCGTCCAGCGACCGATTCCTTGATGCGATCGGGCACCTCGAAGGCGCCTATGCGCTCGTGGCCCTCACCCGCACCAAGCTCATCGGCGCCCGCGATCCCAACGGCATTCGTCCGCTGGTGCTGGGCGAGCTCGACGGCAAGCCCATCTTCGCGTCGGAAACCTGCGCGCTCGACATCATCGGCGCCAAGTTCGTGCGCGATGTCGAGAACGGCGAGGTCGTTATCTGCGAGATGCAGGCCAATGGCGAGATCACCATCGAATCCATCAAGCCGCGCGTGCCGGTGCGCGAGCGGGTATGCCTCTTCGAATATGTCTATTTCGCCCGCCCGGATTCGGTCGTGGCCGGCCGCTCCGTCTATGGTGCCCGCAAGCGCATGGGCATCAACCTAGCCCAGGAAGCGCCGGTCGAGGCGGATGTCGTCGTGCCCGTGCCCGATGGCGGCACGCCGGCGGCCATCGGTTATGCGCAGGCGAGCGGCATTCCGTTCGAACTCGGCATCATCCGCAACCACTATGTCGGCCGCACCTTCATCGAGCCGACCCAGTCCATCCGTGCTTTCGGCGTCAAGCTCAAGCATTCGGCCAATCGCGCCGAGATCGCGGGCAAGCGCGTCGTGCTGGTTGACGATTCCATCGTGCGCGGCACCACCTCGGTCAAGATCGTGCAGATGATCCGCGAGGCCGGCGCCAAGGAAGTGCATATCCGCGTCGCCAGCCCGATGATCTATCACTCGGACTATTACGGCATCGACACGCCCGATCCGGAAAAGCTGCTGGCCAACCAGTATGCCGATATCGAGGCGATGTGCCGCTATATCGGGGCGGATTCGCTGCAGTTCCTCTCGATCGACGGCCTCTATAAGGCCGTTGGCGGGGAGCCACGCAATCCGCTCGCGCCGCAATTCACCGACCACTACTTCACCGGGGAATATCCGACCCCGCTGACTGACCTGAATGGGCGGCAGAAGAACGAACCCAAGCAGATTTCGCTCATGAGGGAAGCAGGTTAA